One region of Zerene cesonia ecotype Mississippi chromosome 15, Zerene_cesonia_1.1, whole genome shotgun sequence genomic DNA includes:
- the LOC119832403 gene encoding uncharacterized protein LOC119832403, whose product MAKSFVIHVCLILLTFCPGKGNRRKKIIDNYKRDFSLQKRIFDWDNQEIYAYSEYYNEYPNYSEIDYDYGTSNHNKRDFKDKLKWDSNGRKNEKSFIHNIPKKGDAHNKFLDIPLQNKTKNTNIVLSISSEKWPTFEDILLAMGKKYDWKNDRWIKVKKKTKDTIQLGHKNVNKSINFHEKHRFIYRIVRLNRPKSKRNIILAVTAVR is encoded by the exons ATGGCTAAAAGTTTTGTGATACACGTCTGTTTAATTTTGCTCACGTTTTGCCCAG GTAAAGGAAATCGTCGGaagaaaataattgacaaTTACAAACGCGATTTCTCTCTACAGAAAAGAATCTTCG ATTGGGATAATCAAGAAATTTACGCGTATAGTgagtattataatgaataccCGAATTACTCAGAGATTGATTATGACTACGGCACTTCAAATCATAACAAAAGAGACTTTAAAGATAAACTAAAATGGGATAGCAATGGTCGTAAGAacgaaaaatcatttattcataatatccCTAAAAAAGGAGACGCTCACAACAAATTCCTTGATATACCtttgcaaaataaaacaaagaacaCTAACATCGTATTGAGTATTTCGAGCGAAAAGTGGCCTACATTTGAGGACATACTCTTAGCTATGGGAAAGAAATATGATTGGAAAAATGATCGATGGATTAAggttaaaaagaaaacgaaGGATACGATTCAATTGGggcataaaaatgtaaataagagCATAAACTTTCATGAAAaacatagatttatttataggatAGTGAGATTAAACAGACctaaaagtaaaagaaatattatattagctgTCACAGCAGTTAGATAG